The DNA segment CACTGGTGGTTATTGTAATCTATGCCGAACCTGGTTTTGAAAAACAAACCCGGGATGATCTTCACTTCGGCAAATACATTGCCGAATAAATTATTATCGATGGCTTCCTGGTCTGCGCCAAACATATAAGCAACCGGGTTTTCCCATGAAGCCTGAAAGGGATTGCGACCGTACCACCCGATGCTGTCTTTATCCCAAATGCTCAGGAAAGGCGGGGTATTCAGGGTGCTCATGATGACACCGCCACGGCCGGAACTCAGGTTGTCAGGCGTATTTAGTGTCCGGAGCCTCGACATATTGATACTTGTCCCGAATTTCAACCATTTAGTCACCTCGTTATCCAGGTTTAACCTGACCGAATACCGGTCAAAGCGTGCCGGTTCGACCATGCCTGCATCACTCAGATAACCGGCTGAAAAAAAGTAATGCGTTTTCTCGGAGCCTCCGCTGAAGGAGAGTTGATACGACTGATTGAAGCCCGTGCCAAAAACAGAATCGCTCCAATTGCCGAAGCTGGTCCATGCTGGATTAAGGGCAATTCCGATATCTTCCATCAGGTCGCGATATTCTTTAGTATTGAGCACCTCAATTGTTTTTCTGAGTTTGGAAAACCCGGCATAAGCATCGAAATTAACGGTAGGGCCGGTGCCTGCTTCACCGCGTTTTGTTGTGATAAGTACCACACCGTTAGCTGCCCTGGCGCCGTAAATAGCCGAGGAGGAAGCATCTTTCAGCACGGTCATAGAAGCAATATCAGAAGGGTTCAACCCGCTTGTATTCGTCGTCGGTACGCCATCGATCACATATAGCGGTTCGTTCCCCGCGATCACCGATGTTGATCCGCGTACCCGCACTGAAAGACCCACGCCCGGCTTACCGGAAGGCTGGGTAACCTGTACACCGGCGGCTTTTCCCTGGAGAGCCTGGGCTGCCGAGACGATCGGCCGTTCCTTGATTTCTTTGTCATCTACCACCGAGACGGCCGTAGTAATGTCTTTCTTTTTCTGCGTGCCGTATCCGACAACAACTACTTCATTCAGTAATGAAGCCTCCTCCTCTAAAACCACATCGATGGTTGTCTGATTGGTGATCTGGAAATCCTGTGCTACAAAACCCACATAGCTGAATCTTAGCACACCTTCATTAACCGTAATTTTATAGGTTCCTTCCACGTCGGTAGTTGTACCGGTAGATGTGCCCACCAATATTATAGTGACTCCCGGTAAAGGTGCACCGCCCGAATCCGTCACTTTCCCGGTGATCACCCTGCCCTGGGCAAATACAGCCAAAGAAAGCAGGGAGAAGAACAACATTGTAAAAACCCTTTTCATAGTCTGATTTTTTAAGGTTTATTGAAGGACAAGATAATGGAAGATAATTATGTTAAAAAAAATCAAGAGCGAGGCAGTGTCTCGCTCACTCTTGATTTTTCAAATCTAAATGCTGAAAGTATTATCAGCGCTCCAATATAACAGACCAGGCAGCACTTCCGTCATGTCCAGCAGAAATGTCAACCGAAACAAATAGGTATTCTTTGGTTATACCTACAGCATAGCCCATAACCTCATACCTGTTGGTAAGGTTTCCACCGTTGGGCGCGTTGGCGCCGTCAGTATTTTCACCACCATAGTATCCTTTGTAGAATCCGATAAAGGCAGCCCTGTCTGTACCGTTGGTCAGTTCAATGATCGCCCTGTTGGTTCCATCAGCAGGAGTGAAAGTATAGGTATGTTCACCTGAGGCGAAATAAAGGCCATTGCCGGTCAATGTACCTTCATCCCAGCAACCGTTCGGGCTTCCGAAATAGCCGTCATTACGAATTAATCCATTTCCGGCATAAGTATAAACTCCAGCGCTGAAAATATACTCATCATCGGCCATACATGACCAGTCATCTCCACCGGTACCACCTCCGGTCAGGAAATCCTTTGGCACTGACCACCAGGCACTGCTGCCAAGGGCCCCGCCAACAAATATTGTCTTTGCACCAACAACATCTCTCCAGGCTGCTCCTTGTAATAAATCTGCTGTCAGGGCTGGAGAGTTAACACTCAGGAACACAGCATCAACAAAGGTGGCAGTACCGTTAGAGTTCGTGCCGGAGAGGCTGATGTTATAAAAACCATCATTGGTATAAGTATGTACAGGATTTTCTGCAGTAGATGTTTCACCGTCACCGAAATCCCACAAGTAAGAATCGCAGTATTGTGAATTGTTTGTGAATGTTAAGGTCAGGCCATTAGTAGTAAAACTAAAATTGGGTGTAGGATTATTTGTCGGAATTGGGGGTTCGTCAGCCGGGTTGTCATAATGAACCAGGACAAATCTCCAAATGCCTTGATAAGCTGCATCTGCAGGTTTATCTTTATAATAACCCTGAACGATCAACGTATCAGTACCCGCTGCAGCGTCAGTCAGTTTAAACAGGTCATAATCCACCTCGTCCTGTACCATTGGGGTAAGTTCCAGGGATTCATTATCCGTAGCTAATTTAAAATAGCCAATATAGGCTCCAGTGCCGATAGCCTTTATTTTGGCATTACTTCCGGCAACCAGTTCAAACTGATGGGTCCCGTTGCCCCAGGCTGAACAATCTTCACCATTTTTATTAATCATGCCATCAGCAATGTCCTGGCAAGGACCAGCCGGGTCAAAAATGTCTTGTTCTCTCCAGAAGTCACCATGTGCATCATAGGTAAAAGTATAGTCGCGGAAGAATACCCATTCGTCATTCAGTATACAGGGACGATTGGCAAGTTCATCATTGCCAAGGCCCATTCCCCACCAACTCGTTACAGGATTTGGCGGATCATCCGGATTATATTGGAAGACCTGTAACGGATAGCGGCCGGTGGCACCGGACCGGATAAGTTTCCATACCTTTCCGTCATTGCCTTCACCCACCAGTTTGGTCAGTTCTGCATTCGGATCAAGAATCGATATGACGTCTGAATGATCATCGGTTACTGAACCGTTAAGAGAGGTAGCCGTCAGGGTGACAGTATAATCTCCAAGGTCTGCATAGGTGTGAACAGGATTGGTTTCACTGGAAGTTGCATTATCACCAAAATCCCATAACAAAGCTGAAAAATTCTGGGACTGATTGGTAAAAGCCACCTTTTTAAAATCTACAGCATCAACCTGGGATGTAAAACTCGCAATTACATCCGGATCCTTTTCATCCTTTTTACAGGAAATGATTTGTGTAAGCACCAGGAGGAAAAAAATTACCCCCGTAAAACTAAACGTCTTTTTCATGTTTGTGAGATTTAATGTTATTAATTTAAGGATTAATGACTATTATACTAAATAGATATGTTTTGCATTCAAATGTCAAACAAATATAGTAAATTATTAAATAAAAGTGTATCTTTGTGCCCGATTACTCTCCGAAAAAAAATTTATTTCAAAAAATCTTATTACTTAAAATTTTCTCATGCCATTTCAATCATTGAATATTATAGAACCTATTCTCAGATCATTAGAAGAAGAAGGTTACACCACCCCCACACCTATACAGGTGCAAGCCATCCCCATCGTTTTACAGGGAACCGACCTGCTGGGCTGTGCACAAACCGGAACAGGAAAGACGGCAGCTTTTGCCGTGCCGATTCTCCAGTTGCTATACGCAACTAAAACATTTGACAGAAAAAGAAAGATCAGGAGCCTGATCATAACCCCAACAAGGGAACTAGCCATCCAGATCGCGGAAAGCTTTAAGGCTTACGGCCGTCATACCGGCTTAACCTGCACGGTCGTCTTTGGCGGGGTGAATCAAAATCCCCAGACTGATGCATTACAAAGAGGGGTGGACATACTGGTGGCCACGCCCGGCAGGCTGCTCGACCTGATGAACCAGGGATTCATCACCCTGAAGGATGTCGAATTTTTCGTGCTGGATGAAGCCGACCGCATGCTTGACATGGGTTTTATCCACGATGTGAAAAAGATCATCGCCTTCCTTCCTCATAAACGGCAATCGCTGTTTTTCTCGGCTACCATGCCGCCTGAAATAGTCAAACTGGCCGGCACCATCCTGCATAATCCTGTAAAGGTGGAAGTCACCCCCAGTGCAACCACCGTTGAAACCACCAGGCAATTTGTTTTCTTTGTTGATAAAGGAAATAAAAATGCGCTGCTGGTGGACGTATTGCAGGATAAAAACATAAAAACTGCACTTGTCTTCACCCGCACCAAACATGGTGCCGATAAGGTAGTTAGAATCCTGGAAAAAAATAAGATCAGTGCCGAAGCCATCCACGGGAACAAGGCGCAAAATGCCCGCCAGCGGGCATTGGCTAATTTTAAGGCCCAAACTACCCGGGTTCTGGTGGCCACGGATATTGCAGCACGCGGCATTGATGTCGACGATCTTGAATTTGTCATCAATTTTGAAATACCCAACATCTCTGAAACATATGTGCACCGCATAGGTCGCACAGGAAGGGCTGGCGCGAAAGGGACTTCCCTTTCATTTTGCGATGCGGAAGAAAAACCCTGGCTGAAAGACATCGAAAAACTGATCGGCAAGAAAATACCGGTCATTGATGACCATCCCTTTCCATTGATGGACCATAATCCCGTCAAAGCCCCGAAACAGCAGCCCCGGCAGCGCGTGAACTATGCCAGGCAGGACGGTCCTGTAAAAACGGCTACGGCCAGGAGATGGGGACGATAGGATGGGAAGACGGTAGGATGATTTGGCGATTGGACGATTTAGCGAGGTAACGAATTAGCGAGGTAACGAATTAGCGAGGTAACGAATTAGCGAGGTAACGAATTACCGATATGGCGATTTGAAGATGTCCTGCCAAGGACAAATGATAATAGCCCGGGACAACGTCCCGGGGCAGATACGGTGGCCAATCATAATCAAGTCCCGTCAGGGACGGCCGAAGATGACCAATTTCTCGGTACAAACAGCCCCGGTTGAATAAACCCTGACAAGATACACCCCCTGTAAAAAGCCATTTAAATCCAGGGTTTCAACATTCTCTTTCTGACCGCTGAGGTTGCGCTTAAAAACCGACCTTCCGCTTGGGTCAAATATTTCAATACTCTGGTAATCCGGATCTGTTTCAAGATAAACCAGGCCGGAAGCAGGATTGGGGTATAATTTCAATTTATCGGTCGCATTATTTTCAAATATTCCCGGCCCGCTGATATGGCCGTTGGCATCGGTTTTAATAAAATATGCCTGTGGGACATTAAAACCACCAACATATCCTCCTGCGGCAAAACCACCATCGTCGCATGATGCGATATCTACTGCCAATGGTGAATCACCTGAAGCGTAGAACCTGTGCCACAAATAATCACCTTGCGGCGTGAATGCAAAGAGCCCGATGTAACTATTAACCAGATCGCCCAGCATGCCGGCCATCACATAATTACCATCGGAACTCCTTGTTATTGTATTAAAATAACCCGGATTAGACCCATTTAGATAATGCCTGGTCCAGATCGTATCACCGGAAGATTTAAGCCGGCTGATATAAAATCTCTGATAATCATTTGATCCGATAACGATGATATCTTCCTCACAATTTTTCATTTTGTGTATCAATGGCCAGGGCATTGGACTGAAAACCTTTTTTTTTCCCAGGTATTTACCGATACTATCAACTGTAAACAAAAACTGGCTTACGTGATGCTCACCAAAACCATCAGAATAATTGACAGAAACTTTATAATCGCCATTTGGAACTTCAATAACGCTTGTTATCGACGATGGCCACGTAAAAATAGTATCTATGGCAAAAACATCTTTATTCGATACATAAATAGTATCTGTAGCATTAACCAGGTTTGTCCAGATCAAACCTCCTTCAAGATCAGTTTTAGAAATTTGAAACCCACCATCAATATAGGAAATAAATATCAAGTTACCATCGGAGATCCGGATATAATCTATCAGGCTAGTAGTCGGTAATGATTTAGTCCATAAAGTATCCCCATCTAAATTTATTTTTTGAAGATAGGGATCTGAATAGGAGTTATATGCAAGGTAAAATGCAGTATCATCATCAGGCACGAGGAAAGGTTGGTCCCAGGATGTCTCGTTAGCCCTTTTATAGGTTTTTGTAAAAATTGTATCCCCATAAATATCCGTTCTGATAATGAAATTAAAATAATCGACATCATTAGGACCCGGGATTTCATAACCTCTTCCGCATAAAATGTATCCGTCAGCCTGAGGATAAACGCCGGTTATGGATGAATTATGCCAGAAATCATAGGTCTTTTCGAAGGTTATCTGGGCTTCTATGTTAGTAAACCTGAAGAACAGCAGAATGAGGATAAAATAAGCCTTTTTCATATTCTCAGAATTTCGATTTGGCGTACTGGATTGTGAGAACAAGATACTGAAAAATTACCTTAAAAGGGCAATTATTCAGTTTAAGGTGATAAACAATGAGTTAGCGGTGATTAAATTTGATAAAGGTTATGTCGCCTGTGATTTATTTCTGTTCCTGAAATGTTTCCAGAAAAAATAAGCCCCTGCAAGGACAATCAACACAATAATGATGATATCCATGGTATGGCCGTATTTCATCATCAGGTCCCATCCTTGTTGCCCCCATCTGACACCCGCCCAGGTCAGAAAAGCATTCCACATTCCGGCGCCGATTATAGTATAAAGGGAAAACTTCCAGATGTTCATCCTGCCAAAACCTGCCGGAATGGATATCAGGTGGCGGACTACAGGAATGAACCTGCAGACGAAGATGGTCCAGTCGCCATGCTTATTAAAATATTTTTCGCCGACCTGGAGCGCCTTCTTATCGAGCAGGAAATATTTTCCGAACCTTTCAATAAAAGGCCTGCCGCCGTATACTCCAATCCAGTATGAAAGAAGGGATCCGACAATACTTCCCAAAGTGCTGGCAATAATTACGCCGGCAAAAGTGAACCTTCCCTGGGCGATCAGCAATCCTGCCGGAGGAAGGACGGCCTCACTGGGAACCGGAAAGATCATGCTCTCCAAGGTCATAAAAATGAAAACACTCACATAGCCGGTTGTTTCATAAAACTGCATGATGTGCTCGGCGAGAAACTGTGTTACTCCCATAATTTTTATCTGAAAGTTTGTTTAATATGCGGGCAAAATTAATATCTTTCAGATTCATCTACATTTGTAATTTAATAATGAACCGGTATCTGATATCTTTGCAACTGCTAATTCAACATTCAACCTTCAACATTAAGCATTAAAAAATGGCATCACTTATCATTACAGGCGCAAACGGAAACCTCGGGCTCGCTGTAGTTCATCGTCTGCTGAAAGACGGATATCACATCCTGGCGGCTTCAGGCCATGGCGGAGCGGGAAATCTTCCCCATCATGAAAAGCTTGAAATCCGGGAAGTCGATTTATTGAATGAAGAAGAGGCTCGGAATTTTGCAAAAATCGTGTTGCAGTGCAATACTGACCTCCAGGCTGCCATATTACTGGTTGGCGGATTTGCAATGGGCAAGCTTGCAGATACAGGTAAAGCTGACCTGGATAAGATGATCAACCTGAACTTTTACACTGCCTATCATTTAGTCAGGCCATTGCTTTCACATTTCATTAGCCGTCCGCAAGGCGGGCAATTTATCCTGGTCGGGTCGCGCCCGGGCTTAAATGCCGCTGATGGTAAAGATTTCTTCGCTTATTCAATGAGCAAGGCCATGATCTTCAAGTTGGCAGATTTTATAAATGCAGAAGGTAAAGATAAAAGCGTAACGGCGACGGTTATTGTTCCCTCAACCATTGATACTGAGACAAACCGGAAATCCATGCCCGGAGCGGATTTTTCAAAGTGGGTCCCGGCTGAAAACATTGCTGATGCCATTTCCTTTTCATTATCTGATACGGGACGAATGATGCGGGAGAGTGTGATCAAGGTTTATAACAGATCTTAAGCAGTTCAATGTGTCTGAAAGACCTTTGTTTCAAACCGGGAAAGTGATGCTGATTTCGTTCAGCCATCTTATTCATGACACTTATTCTTCATTTTTAGCACCTCTGCTTCCGCTGCTGATTGACAAGTTTTCCCTGAGTTATTCGATGGCAAGCCTTCTGGGATTGCTACAGCGGTTGCCTAACCTGGTGAGCCCTTTCCTGGGCCTTCTGGCCGACCGGATGGGGATGAGGTGGCTGGTCATCATCAGCCCGGCTCTGACGGCGATCG comes from the Bacteroidales bacterium genome and includes:
- a CDS encoding PKD domain-containing protein, which produces MKKTFSFTGVIFFLLVLTQIISCKKDEKDPDVIASFTSQVDAVDFKKVAFTNQSQNFSALLWDFGDNATSSETNPVHTYADLGDYTVTLTATSLNGSVTDDHSDVISILDPNAELTKLVGEGNDGKVWKLIRSGATGRYPLQVFQYNPDDPPNPVTSWWGMGLGNDELANRPCILNDEWVFFRDYTFTYDAHGDFWREQDIFDPAGPCQDIADGMINKNGEDCSAWGNGTHQFELVAGSNAKIKAIGTGAYIGYFKLATDNESLELTPMVQDEVDYDLFKLTDAAAGTDTLIVQGYYKDKPADAAYQGIWRFVLVHYDNPADEPPIPTNNPTPNFSFTTNGLTLTFTNNSQYCDSYLWDFGDGETSTAENPVHTYTNDGFYNISLSGTNSNGTATFVDAVFLSVNSPALTADLLQGAAWRDVVGAKTIFVGGALGSSAWWSVPKDFLTGGGTGGDDWSCMADDEYIFSAGVYTYAGNGLIRNDGYFGSPNGCWDEGTLTGNGLYFASGEHTYTFTPADGTNRAIIELTNGTDRAAFIGFYKGYYGGENTDGANAPNGGNLTNRYEVMGYAVGITKEYLFVSVDISAGHDGSAAWSVILER
- a CDS encoding T9SS type A sorting domain-containing protein; the encoded protein is MKKAYFILILLFFRFTNIEAQITFEKTYDFWHNSSITGVYPQADGYILCGRGYEIPGPNDVDYFNFIIRTDIYGDTIFTKTYKRANETSWDQPFLVPDDDTAFYLAYNSYSDPYLQKINLDGDTLWTKSLPTTSLIDYIRISDGNLIFISYIDGGFQISKTDLEGGLIWTNLVNATDTIYVSNKDVFAIDTIFTWPSSITSVIEVPNGDYKVSVNYSDGFGEHHVSQFLFTVDSIGKYLGKKKVFSPMPWPLIHKMKNCEEDIIVIGSNDYQRFYISRLKSSGDTIWTRHYLNGSNPGYFNTITRSSDGNYVMAGMLGDLVNSYIGLFAFTPQGDYLWHRFYASGDSPLAVDIASCDDGGFAAGGYVGGFNVPQAYFIKTDANGHISGPGIFENNATDKLKLYPNPASGLVYLETDPDYQSIEIFDPSGRSVFKRNLSGQKENVETLDLNGFLQGVYLVRVYSTGAVCTEKLVIFGRP
- a CDS encoding DEAD/DEAH box helicase, whose amino-acid sequence is MPFQSLNIIEPILRSLEEEGYTTPTPIQVQAIPIVLQGTDLLGCAQTGTGKTAAFAVPILQLLYATKTFDRKRKIRSLIITPTRELAIQIAESFKAYGRHTGLTCTVVFGGVNQNPQTDALQRGVDILVATPGRLLDLMNQGFITLKDVEFFVLDEADRMLDMGFIHDVKKIIAFLPHKRQSLFFSATMPPEIVKLAGTILHNPVKVEVTPSATTVETTRQFVFFVDKGNKNALLVDVLQDKNIKTALVFTRTKHGADKVVRILEKNKISAEAIHGNKAQNARQRALANFKAQTTRVLVATDIAARGIDVDDLEFVINFEIPNISETYVHRIGRTGRAGAKGTSLSFCDAEEKPWLKDIEKLIGKKIPVIDDHPFPLMDHNPVKAPKQQPRQRVNYARQDGPVKTATARRWGR
- a CDS encoding SDR family NAD(P)-dependent oxidoreductase; the protein is MASLIITGANGNLGLAVVHRLLKDGYHILAASGHGGAGNLPHHEKLEIREVDLLNEEEARNFAKIVLQCNTDLQAAILLVGGFAMGKLADTGKADLDKMINLNFYTAYHLVRPLLSHFISRPQGGQFILVGSRPGLNAADGKDFFAYSMSKAMIFKLADFINAEGKDKSVTATVIVPSTIDTETNRKSMPGADFSKWVPAENIADAISFSLSDTGRMMRESVIKVYNRS
- a CDS encoding DedA family protein, with amino-acid sequence MGVTQFLAEHIMQFYETTGYVSVFIFMTLESMIFPVPSEAVLPPAGLLIAQGRFTFAGVIIASTLGSIVGSLLSYWIGVYGGRPFIERFGKYFLLDKKALQVGEKYFNKHGDWTIFVCRFIPVVRHLISIPAGFGRMNIWKFSLYTIIGAGMWNAFLTWAGVRWGQQGWDLMMKYGHTMDIIIIVLIVLAGAYFFWKHFRNRNKSQAT